From a region of the Paenibacillus sp. FSL R10-2734 genome:
- a CDS encoding MFS transporter, whose translation MNEKVVMNDKIVMPLWTMCLFIVVMNTTMFNVSLPTIIQDLQISADLGSWVISSYSIGYALSTVIYSRLSDLVPIRKLLTIGLITLGTASVFGLFAHDFNMLLITRIVQSAGAGSMAGLGLVLASRYVPIERRGAAIAMISAGSAMAFGLGPIVGGVISEYFGWNGLFGITCLVLVVLPVLLRLLPKEQPKPASFDIIGAALTVVNAASLLVAITTQSLVWLAVGVVSIIVHALHLKKAKESFINPQLLSMPGYLKLVAIGFCILVLNLGNLFLMPLALANLFDKSALMIGLFIAPGALLSAFLTRYVGRFIDRYGNIRFLVIGHCILAAVMAVFALNLSVSPVVLLIGYLCFSPAFSATMASLNNEASIVLPRTWIGSGMGLLQLVQFFGGSVSVAVCGLLLHAQRNIAPAKAYQHVYGVLLLVSLCSLGILLLYRRSHSKSNAGQSIPA comes from the coding sequence ATGAATGAAAAAGTAGTAATGAATGATAAAATAGTCATGCCATTATGGACGATGTGCCTCTTTATTGTAGTAATGAATACAACGATGTTTAATGTATCGCTGCCAACCATTATTCAGGATCTCCAAATTTCTGCTGACCTAGGCTCATGGGTAATTTCCAGCTATTCGATTGGATATGCATTATCGACGGTTATTTATAGCCGGTTATCCGACTTGGTGCCGATTCGCAAGCTCTTGACCATTGGCTTAATTACACTTGGGACGGCATCAGTGTTTGGCTTGTTCGCACATGACTTTAATATGCTATTAATCACGAGAATCGTACAATCTGCGGGCGCCGGATCTATGGCTGGATTGGGTCTTGTTCTCGCCAGTCGCTACGTTCCGATTGAAAGACGCGGCGCTGCAATTGCGATGATCTCGGCGGGTAGTGCAATGGCCTTTGGTTTGGGTCCTATTGTCGGAGGCGTCATTAGCGAGTACTTTGGCTGGAACGGCTTGTTCGGAATTACTTGCCTGGTGCTTGTCGTGCTGCCAGTGCTGCTGCGGTTATTGCCTAAGGAACAGCCGAAGCCTGCAAGCTTTGACATCATAGGAGCGGCTCTAACCGTTGTAAATGCGGCAAGTCTGCTCGTAGCTATAACCACCCAGTCTCTTGTGTGGCTGGCAGTGGGCGTGGTGTCTATTATCGTGCATGCCTTACATCTGAAAAAGGCAAAGGAATCATTCATTAATCCGCAGCTGCTGTCCATGCCGGGCTATTTGAAGCTGGTTGCCATAGGCTTTTGTATTCTGGTGCTGAACTTAGGGAACTTGTTCCTAATGCCGCTTGCGCTCGCTAATCTGTTCGATAAATCTGCACTAATGATCGGTTTATTTATCGCTCCGGGGGCGCTATTATCCGCATTTCTGACCCGTTATGTGGGACGTTTTATTGATCGGTACGGTAATATACGCTTCTTAGTGATTGGTCATTGTATACTTGCTGCTGTTATGGCTGTATTTGCCCTGAATCTTTCTGTATCTCCTGTAGTTCTACTGATCGGTTATCTGTGCTTTTCTCCCGCCTTCTCAGCTACGATGGCATCCTTAAACAATGAAGCTTCTATAGTACTTCCTAGGACTTGGATCGGCTCTGGCATGGGGCTTTTACAACTGGTTCAGTTCTTCGGAGGTTCTGTATCTGTTGCAGTATGCGGACTTCTGCTACATGCTCAGCGTAATATTGCCCCGGCAAAAGCATATCAGCATGTATACGGCGTATTGCTCTTAGTCAGCTTATGCTCGTTAGGAATTCTGCTCTTATATAGACGTTCTCATTCTAAGAGTAATGCTGGGCAATCTATTCCTGCCTAG
- a CDS encoding glutathionylspermidine synthase family protein: MSDQQSVFEILDQSNLERGPRVKALYELGFTWADLEDEEYWMDAIAVMRRDTYKELEEASSKLWAILDKTVRYVHLKRDLYELLGIPPVLWEMLDECPIPEEGLISRYARFDFAIDHDGTIKLLELNADTPTGYVEASIATPWICEQAGLQSPNQGMGEQVAAAWQVERPDTAACVAYGSHLEDSGTIEALVKHSGLDIQCVDCLDLWVDNGILKDGEDRVIERMFALYPKEWMAVDEGGDALAYAVEQGNLQLFNGPHSILLQSKGLIAAVWGMYELGILFDKEERETISRYILPTYNKPVFSGNFVSKSVFGREGGSVRMFDDSGALELEDEDGYDSSQLFPSVYQKRADLARITTSEGEFHLLIGMFVINGKPCGLLGRAGGLITGNASHFIALGVR, translated from the coding sequence ATGAGTGATCAGCAGAGCGTATTTGAAATTCTAGATCAGTCTAATCTTGAACGAGGTCCACGAGTCAAAGCGCTGTATGAGCTTGGGTTCACTTGGGCTGATCTTGAAGATGAAGAGTACTGGATGGATGCAATAGCTGTAATGCGAAGGGACACTTATAAGGAGCTTGAAGAAGCCTCTTCAAAACTCTGGGCCATTCTCGATAAAACGGTTCGCTATGTACACCTAAAGCGCGATTTGTATGAACTGCTTGGAATTCCCCCTGTACTTTGGGAGATGCTTGACGAGTGTCCTATTCCAGAAGAAGGACTCATCAGCCGGTATGCAAGATTCGACTTTGCTATAGACCATGATGGGACTATTAAGCTGCTCGAACTGAATGCGGATACTCCGACAGGTTATGTGGAAGCATCGATAGCTACACCATGGATCTGTGAGCAAGCTGGCTTGCAGAGTCCAAATCAAGGGATGGGGGAACAAGTTGCGGCAGCTTGGCAGGTAGAACGTCCAGATACCGCAGCTTGTGTGGCATATGGATCTCATCTTGAAGATTCAGGTACGATTGAAGCATTAGTAAAACACAGCGGACTCGATATTCAGTGTGTGGATTGCCTTGATCTGTGGGTCGATAACGGAATTCTGAAGGATGGGGAGGACCGTGTGATTGAGCGGATGTTTGCCCTATATCCTAAAGAGTGGATGGCTGTTGATGAAGGTGGAGATGCTCTCGCCTATGCTGTAGAGCAAGGAAATCTTCAGCTTTTTAACGGCCCTCACAGTATATTGCTCCAGTCCAAGGGGTTGATTGCAGCGGTGTGGGGAATGTATGAGCTAGGCATTTTGTTCGACAAGGAAGAGAGAGAGACGATCTCGCGCTATATTTTGCCTACTTATAATAAGCCTGTATTCTCAGGAAACTTTGTGTCCAAATCTGTTTTTGGTCGTGAAGGCGGTTCGGTGCGCATGTTTGATGATAGTGGTGCACTAGAGCTTGAAGACGAAGACGGTTATGACAGTAGTCAGCTCTTCCCCTCTGTGTATCAAAAAAGAGCCGATTTAGCACGGATAACGACTTCAGAAGGTGAGTTTCATCTACTGATAGGCATGTTCGTGATTAACGGGAAGCCTTGTGGCTTGCTCGGCCGAGCGGGCGGATTGATTACAGGCAATGCCAGTCATTTTATTGCGTTAGGAGTGAGATAA
- a CDS encoding signal peptide protein has translation MMLLTVLLLSACSSNQDSVFDTGTAETSDSVSRVPWDYRVVEGTVGDLIGSDMTVLPDNELLPNDGNYATGDKIWTLQFMDAELITDADQKNEVRLSSWSTIKSYADEKTAAEDLTNLKVSVTTDVDLVGVYKTKYKDKTRNFAVLELPSGNRIKQPIDDERYTALEKQKTASVVLEEVHDFADYDSAYAKFRGWAK, from the coding sequence ATGATGCTTCTGACGGTACTGTTGCTCAGCGCATGTTCCAGTAATCAGGATAGTGTATTTGATACAGGAACAGCTGAAACTTCAGATAGTGTATCACGGGTACCGTGGGACTACCGGGTGGTAGAGGGTACAGTAGGGGATCTAATTGGTAGTGACATGACGGTTTTGCCGGATAATGAGCTGCTCCCGAATGATGGGAATTATGCTACTGGCGATAAAATTTGGACGCTTCAGTTCATGGACGCCGAGCTAATTACGGATGCTGATCAGAAGAACGAAGTCCGCCTGTCCTCATGGAGCACTATTAAGTCTTATGCAGATGAAAAAACGGCAGCGGAGGATCTTACCAATCTTAAAGTATCGGTAACCACTGATGTTGATCTTGTAGGAGTATACAAGACTAAGTATAAGGATAAGACAAGAAATTTCGCGGTGCTTGAGCTTCCTTCAGGCAATCGGATTAAGCAGCCGATTGATGATGAACGCTATACAGCGCTAGAAAAACAGAAAACTGCTTCCGTAGTCCTTGAGGAAGTACATGATTTTGCCGACTATGATTCGGCGTATGCGAAATTTCGGGGGTGGGCGAAGTGA
- a CDS encoding DUF350 domain-containing protein, translated as MTIVVNLVVSVFVIILLQVLGMVIFGLMTPFKDMEELKKGNVAVALALGGKFLATAIIIGVAAYTNTSILHMIIWFAVGYVCLIAAYWIFELATPTFKISEHLEKGNVAVGTMLCLVFIGTAFAISSLIV; from the coding sequence GTGACAATTGTTGTTAATTTGGTAGTGAGTGTATTTGTGATTATTCTTCTGCAAGTGTTAGGTATGGTTATCTTCGGTTTGATGACTCCGTTCAAAGATATGGAAGAGCTAAAGAAGGGCAATGTGGCTGTAGCTTTGGCGTTAGGCGGCAAGTTTCTGGCAACGGCTATTATTATTGGGGTAGCAGCGTATACGAATACTTCCATTCTGCACATGATCATTTGGTTTGCGGTGGGTTATGTGTGCCTGATCGCAGCATACTGGATATTTGAATTGGCGACCCCAACCTTTAAGATTTCAGAGCATCTGGAGAAGGGGAATGTGGCTGTAGGCACTATGCTTTGCTTGGTGTTTATTGGAACTGCATTTGCGATTAGCAGTCTGATTGTTTAG
- a CDS encoding ion channel: MMRLRKRTIGLIILIFIVLSASIAYLLEPGTFHSWFNAFYWVMTTMATVGYGDYFAETVVGKLFTMFLYIFGIGLLSLVIGKVIDSIAEVQRRRGAGTLSFRGKDHVILINWSKKAQAAVDEVLCYSPKCHIVIIDETGSHPLEHMDQVHFISGDASSDEILLKANIHEARAAIVFGDTRIDEASLIDGKSLLIASSIERIASQVHTTVEIMQEKNIQNFRHVRVNEFVLSHDAISRLAVRSALQEGNSEVITQLLSRKYGDDIYEIPVNTTWKTYGDAFQSLLLQGATLLADRSDLSINRKLDQAIPKDARLYVVSDEETYRRIKG, from the coding sequence ATGATGCGGTTACGCAAACGGACGATAGGGCTAATTATTCTAATCTTTATAGTGCTTAGTGCGTCGATAGCTTACCTGCTTGAGCCGGGTACATTTCATAGCTGGTTTAATGCTTTTTACTGGGTTATGACAACGATGGCGACAGTAGGGTATGGAGATTATTTTGCAGAAACCGTAGTTGGAAAGCTGTTTACCATGTTTCTATACATCTTTGGTATCGGCCTCCTCAGCTTGGTCATTGGTAAGGTCATCGACTCCATTGCGGAGGTGCAGAGAAGGAGAGGAGCGGGAACGTTGAGCTTTCGGGGGAAGGATCATGTGATTCTAATTAATTGGAGTAAGAAAGCACAAGCTGCCGTAGATGAGGTTCTATGCTATTCGCCAAAATGCCATATTGTCATTATTGATGAGACAGGAAGTCATCCTTTGGAGCATATGGATCAAGTCCACTTCATAAGCGGTGATGCCTCCAGTGATGAGATTCTACTTAAGGCGAACATTCATGAAGCAAGAGCAGCCATTGTGTTCGGGGATACACGGATTGATGAAGCGTCGCTGATCGACGGCAAATCTTTATTAATTGCCTCTAGCATTGAGCGCATTGCGTCACAAGTACATACGACTGTAGAAATTATGCAAGAGAAGAATATACAGAATTTCAGGCATGTCCGGGTAAATGAGTTCGTTCTCTCGCATGATGCCATCTCTAGGCTAGCTGTTCGTTCCGCTCTGCAAGAGGGCAACTCTGAGGTGATAACGCAGCTGCTGAGCCGTAAATATGGTGATGATATTTATGAGATTCCAGTGAATACCACGTGGAAGACCTATGGAGATGCGTTTCAGAGCTTGCTCTTGCAAGGCGCAACCTTGCTAGCGGATCGTAGCGATCTTAGCATCAATCGAAAGCTGGATCAGGCTATTCCTAAGGATGCTAGATTGTATGTTGTTTCCGATGAAGAGACGTATCGTAGGATTAAGGGGTAA
- a CDS encoding catalase, translating to MSEHQKVNGNSKNEQLEQFRSKDEGHTLTTNQGLKLSEDEFSLKAGERGPTLMEDFHFREKMTHFDHERIPERIVHARGFAAHGEFEVYKSLKEYTKAKFLQDPSVKTPVFVRFSTVAGSRGSAETVRDARGFSTKFYTEEGNYDLVGNNMPVFFIQDAIKFPDLVHALKPEPHNEMPQAASAHDTFWDFIANNQESAHMAMWLMSDRAIPRSFRMMEGFGVHTFRMINKQGKACFVKFHWKPVLGVHSLVWDEAQKISGADPDFHRRDLWEAIEAGNFPEYELGIQLLSEEDEFKFDFDVLDPTKLWPEEDVPVQLVGKMTLNRNVDNVFAETEQVAFHPGHVVPGIDFTNDPLLQGRLFSYTDTQLIRLGGPNFHELPINRPVCPFHNNQRDGYGRQTINQGPVSYHNNSLANNTPAPATEAEGGYVHYQEKVEGRKVRSRSKSFEDHFSQAKLFWNSMSAPEKTHIIEAYSFELGKVKSKSVRQQVVDMLASVTLELAVPVAEAIGARPPQTGGSEVTQVSPALSQANTKKHPNTRKVGVIIGDGFDEALVMPVLDTLMGAGIQPEIISDKLGFIKGSQGTELEVIHTLSTTDSALFDAIYAAGGNSEHKKFHKDTAQFLNQAYSHFKPIAVTTENAKLLETAEHRSSLGVIIGDGGEVFAASLVAAITAHRFWERME from the coding sequence ATGAGTGAACATCAAAAAGTGAACGGAAACAGCAAGAATGAGCAACTGGAACAGTTTCGCAGTAAGGATGAAGGTCACACCTTAACAACGAACCAGGGTTTAAAATTATCAGAGGACGAGTTCTCCTTAAAAGCGGGTGAACGGGGTCCGACCTTAATGGAAGACTTTCATTTCCGGGAAAAAATGACGCATTTCGATCATGAGCGAATCCCTGAGCGAATCGTGCATGCACGTGGATTTGCTGCTCACGGTGAGTTTGAGGTATATAAATCACTGAAAGAATATACGAAGGCGAAATTCCTTCAAGATCCCTCCGTGAAGACACCGGTGTTTGTCCGATTCTCGACAGTAGCCGGATCACGAGGATCAGCCGAGACAGTGCGGGATGCCCGCGGATTCTCTACCAAGTTCTATACTGAGGAAGGGAATTACGATTTGGTCGGTAACAATATGCCCGTCTTTTTTATTCAGGATGCGATCAAGTTTCCTGATTTGGTACATGCCCTTAAGCCAGAACCACATAATGAAATGCCTCAGGCTGCATCGGCTCACGATACCTTTTGGGATTTCATAGCCAATAACCAAGAATCGGCTCATATGGCAATGTGGCTGATGTCCGACCGTGCCATTCCACGTAGCTTCAGAATGATGGAAGGGTTTGGGGTGCATACTTTCAGGATGATTAATAAGCAAGGAAAAGCATGTTTTGTTAAATTCCACTGGAAACCTGTGCTCGGAGTACATTCCTTAGTGTGGGATGAAGCGCAGAAAATATCAGGAGCAGATCCGGACTTCCATCGCCGTGATTTATGGGAAGCGATTGAGGCCGGCAACTTTCCGGAATACGAGCTAGGCATTCAGCTTCTAAGTGAAGAAGATGAATTTAAGTTTGATTTCGACGTGCTGGATCCTACAAAGCTATGGCCAGAGGAAGATGTACCTGTACAACTTGTTGGGAAAATGACCTTGAACCGCAACGTGGATAATGTCTTCGCCGAAACAGAGCAGGTAGCTTTCCACCCTGGACATGTGGTTCCAGGCATCGATTTCACCAATGATCCACTGCTTCAGGGCAGATTGTTCTCTTATACGGATACTCAGCTCATTCGGCTTGGGGGTCCTAACTTCCATGAGCTGCCGATCAATAGACCAGTATGTCCTTTCCATAACAACCAGCGTGACGGGTATGGGCGTCAGACGATTAATCAGGGTCCAGTGAGCTATCATAATAATTCGCTTGCTAACAATACGCCTGCACCTGCCACAGAGGCTGAAGGTGGTTATGTACATTACCAGGAGAAGGTTGAGGGCCGTAAGGTACGTAGCCGGAGCAAGAGCTTTGAGGATCATTTCTCACAGGCTAAGCTCTTCTGGAACAGTATGAGCGCTCCAGAAAAAACGCATATTATTGAAGCCTATTCATTTGAACTTGGGAAGGTAAAGAGTAAGTCAGTCCGGCAGCAGGTTGTAGACATGCTCGCGAGCGTTACGTTGGAGCTTGCTGTGCCTGTAGCAGAAGCTATTGGGGCGAGACCTCCGCAAACAGGCGGTTCCGAGGTGACTCAGGTCTCTCCGGCACTAAGTCAGGCTAATACGAAGAAGCACCCAAACACTCGTAAAGTAGGTGTGATTATTGGCGATGGATTTGATGAAGCCTTGGTGATGCCTGTTCTGGATACGCTTATGGGAGCCGGAATCCAGCCGGAGATAATCAGTGATAAGCTTGGATTTATTAAAGGCTCGCAAGGGACAGAGCTTGAAGTCATTCATACCCTATCCACAACAGATTCGGCGCTCTTTGATGCCATTTATGCAGCTGGTGGAAATTCGGAACATAAGAAATTCCATAAAGATACGGCGCAATTCCTGAACCAAGCCTATTCTCACTTTAAGCCCATCGCGGTAACTACTGAAAATGCTAAACTACTTGAAACTGCCGAACATAGAAGTAGTCTAGGTGTAATAATAGGAGATGGCGGAGAGGTATTCGCTGCCAGCCTTGTCGCGGCAATTACTGCCCATCGTTTTTGGGAACGTATGGAATGA
- a CDS encoding glycosyl hydrolase family 8: MRKIIIAALAIFAGIVGLTACEKTAAPNPPNSAHTNSPAPVDSDHDITGTQTQEVDDLEQFITSKLTGEYGVYTNLIETDQSAEAASGHEVLSESASLMMLAAVRSGQQERFAEQWNLAKQTFDMNSGFSYRYSPKQQKLYPLNAAVDDLRMIRALYEAGDKFGNERFIAEADKYGERFYKYNVKDGNVYDFYDWKYSTTNKFITLCYIDLSTLRKLSISSQYSVNLSNHMNDILEDGYLSDEFPFYETRFNYETGKYSSENINTVESLLSILALAEVDQQKSTSIDFIKRQVEAGTLYGQYSREGKPLNDIRSTAIYAITAMIGAEIGDESLYHKSIERMNEFRVTDLGNLLYGGFGDVASGQAYSFDNLMALLAYVY, encoded by the coding sequence TTGAGGAAAATAATCATTGCTGCACTAGCAATATTTGCAGGCATTGTAGGGTTAACGGCATGCGAAAAAACGGCAGCACCGAATCCGCCTAATAGTGCTCATACTAATTCTCCAGCTCCAGTAGATTCAGATCACGATATTACAGGAACCCAAACGCAGGAAGTAGACGACTTAGAGCAATTCATTACCTCGAAACTCACAGGTGAGTACGGAGTATATACGAATTTAATTGAAACAGATCAATCCGCGGAAGCAGCAAGTGGACATGAGGTTCTTAGTGAATCAGCTTCTCTCATGATGCTGGCAGCTGTGCGTAGCGGCCAACAAGAGCGATTTGCAGAACAATGGAATCTAGCTAAGCAAACCTTTGATATGAACAGCGGTTTCAGCTACCGTTATAGTCCTAAACAGCAGAAGTTATATCCTTTGAATGCTGCCGTTGATGATTTGCGTATGATTCGGGCTCTTTATGAGGCGGGGGACAAGTTTGGAAATGAACGTTTTATCGCTGAAGCGGATAAGTATGGCGAAAGATTTTATAAATATAATGTAAAAGATGGAAATGTATATGATTTCTACGATTGGAAATATAGTACAACTAACAAATTCATTACTTTGTGTTATATTGATTTGAGCACTTTGCGAAAATTGTCGATTTCTAGCCAATATAGTGTTAATTTATCGAATCATATGAACGATATACTTGAAGATGGGTATTTATCGGATGAATTTCCTTTTTATGAGACGCGGTTTAATTATGAGACCGGAAAATATAGTTCTGAAAATATCAATACAGTAGAGTCGCTTCTATCTATTCTAGCCTTAGCAGAGGTAGATCAGCAGAAATCCACCAGCATTGATTTTATTAAACGACAGGTCGAAGCTGGAACATTATATGGGCAATATTCGAGAGAAGGCAAGCCGCTGAACGATATCCGGTCCACAGCCATCTATGCTATTACGGCCATGATCGGTGCAGAAATCGGGGATGAATCTCTCTACCATAAAAGCATCGAAAGAATGAACGAGTTCAGAGTGACAGATTTGGGTAATCTACTGTACGGAGGGTTCGGCGATGTGGCAAGCGGCCAAGCCTATTCCTTTGACAACTTGATGGCATTACTGGCCTATGTCTATTAA